The Moorena producens PAL-8-15-08-1 genomic interval CATTCGCAACTACCATGTTTTGCGAACCTTGGGACAGGGGGGAATGGGAACCACTTATCTTGCCTGGGACAAAGTTAACAGCAAAGATGGATACCCACTCCTACTAGTACTCAAGGAAATGAATGCTGATATGGCTCAAATTTCCAAGGCTCAAGAACTGTTTGAACGAGAGGCTCGCACCCTGAAAACCCTGAATCATCCCGGAATTCCCCAGTATTACGACTTTTTTGTGGAAGGGGGTAAAAAATACTTAGCAATGGCTCTGATTCACGGTGAGGATTTAGAAAAACGTGTCTTGAGCACTGGACCAGTCATCTTGCCCCAGGCAGTAGAGTGGATGATTCAAACTTGCGATATCTTAGACTACATCCACGATCGGCAGCCGCCTCTAATCCACCGAGACGTTAAGCCGGCGAATTTGATGGTACGCCATCGAGATAACCGAATTGTCATGTTGGATTTCGGTGCTGTTAAAGAAATTGGCACTATACCAGGTACACGGATTGGAGCGGAAGGATATAGCGCTCCTGAACAAGACCGAGGTCAGCCTTGCACTCAATCGGATCTTTACGCCATTGGCCCAACTTTAATCTTTCTGCTCACCGGGGAAGCGCCTCTAAAGTATTATCAAAGGCGTAGTTCAGGATATCGGTTTGATGTATCAAGCGTTCCCACTGTTACTCCCCAATTAAGGAAAGTGATTGAGCGGGTTTGTCAACCAAGGGCTTGCGATCGCTACCAAACGGCAAAAGAACTTATGCAGGCTTTGGTTGCTTGTATTTAGGAGTCGGCGTCTTAGAATATGAGCAGAAATTTCACGGGCAGAATTTGGCGTAGTAGGCTAGTGATTAGGATAAGGAAAATCAGGGAATAAAGAAAGTATATACTCACCATACCGGCAGGTATTCCTGATCCATGACCAAGCTCCACCGATTGAAGCTTGGACGCCAAACGGAAGCGAAAGAACTCAGATCAAGTCCGGTTAATTACTTCTGACAATGGTTGATCCCCGTTGATCGCCTTTTGAAAATTGTTAATAGCTAATTGTTAATAGCTAATTTTCAATAGCTAATTAACCACTGACAACTTTCAATTCTCAATTTTCATTCTTACGAACAAAACAAATAGATGCCCGCTTCCCTTGCCGCGAGGGATTGCTCGCGGCCTAGGGTCGCACATGATGAGATATATAAGTACTTAACCTCAAATTGGATCAGATCATTCTTCGTCCCAGGCTTCCACAGCTAGTAAGTCACTGATCGGGTCTTGCATGGTAAACCCGAATTCAGTCAGTTCCTGTTTCCAGTAGGACCATTCATCCCCATAGAGCAGGGCAATTTTCCAAAGGCTGTCACTGGGTTTAATAATTTTGGATTCCGCCAGTGAACGCACATGGCGTTGCAACTTCACCATCGGGTGAGTAACTGTTTGAGTCATACTCTAAAATCTCTAAAATTCTGTTGTTAGATTGGCTTTTGCGAATACCTGAACTACAATGCTTCCCCTTTGCGGTAATGCGCCGATCTGTAGAGTTTTGTACGGCAAGGAAGCCCCTCTATACTCTTTTAGCGCAATTGGATGCATTTAAGCAAGTCCGATTTGGGTAAATGTACGGGAATCCCTACTTTAACGCGAACCATGGACACGTAGTCAGGTTATGATAGTAGATAGAGCCCAAGCAAGTTAGAGGCAATTACAGCAGTTTTTCCATGACCCAACCAGCACACCTTGCCCCCTATGGTTCCTGGAAATCCCCTATTAGCGCTGACATGATTGTTCAAGGC includes:
- a CDS encoding protein kinase domain-containing protein, whose amino-acid sequence is MVTLTLLDPLSPTPVQQWSFQSKSTIRIGRAPDNDVIVDDPIVSRHHLELRASASPSGPMWQLVNQGANGTFLNGVLISQGVLPEKALIQLAQKGPLLQFQVQTQQLPALAPKPLAETTKPCQHQGNAPGNLFCIHCGQPLVPVERVIRNYHVLRTLGQGGMGTTYLAWDKVNSKDGYPLLLVLKEMNADMAQISKAQELFEREARTLKTLNHPGIPQYYDFFVEGGKKYLAMALIHGEDLEKRVLSTGPVILPQAVEWMIQTCDILDYIHDRQPPLIHRDVKPANLMVRHRDNRIVMLDFGAVKEIGTIPGTRIGAEGYSAPEQDRGQPCTQSDLYAIGPTLIFLLTGEAPLKYYQRRSSGYRFDVSSVPTVTPQLRKVIERVCQPRACDRYQTAKELMQALVACI
- a CDS encoding DUF4327 family protein, whose translation is MTQTVTHPMVKLQRHVRSLAESKIIKPSDSLWKIALLYGDEWSYWKQELTEFGFTMQDPISDLLAVEAWDEE